The Phycisphaerae bacterium genome has a segment encoding these proteins:
- a CDS encoding STAS domain-containing protein, whose amino-acid sequence MGIQNWSEDIILVDLPQEPGMGEELKTVTEMARDRGDCDVVVDFSEVDIVTSSSLSKLLKLRKLMVDCGHRLIFCNVAPATKGIFTVTGLDGIFELADDKFVALASLQIVI is encoded by the coding sequence ATGGGGATACAAAACTGGTCGGAGGACATTATTCTGGTGGATTTGCCCCAGGAACCGGGTATGGGCGAAGAGCTTAAGACCGTTACTGAAATGGCGCGAGACAGAGGCGACTGTGATGTGGTAGTTGATTTTTCCGAGGTCGATATAGTGACCTCTTCAAGCCTCTCGAAGCTGCTGAAGCTGCGCAAGCTGATGGTTGATTGCGGGCACAGGCTTATTTTCTGCAACGTTGCTCCTGCAACCAAAGGCATTTTTACGGTAACCGGTCTTGATGGGATTTTTGAACTTGCGGACGACAAGTTCGTTGCCCTGGCAAGTTTGCAGATTGTCATATAA
- a CDS encoding glycoside hydrolase family 97 catalytic domain-containing protein: MAGKTFALLLSILCMNPCSAKENEYSLSSPDKRISVYFRVSDNKNACYRIEFAGKAVIGESKLGLIREDEDFSKNMSLESVSDVEIIKADYEMAQGKKRHYSYTANKRIFRLKTASGEKIDVIFQVSDDSVAFRYHFPEKSEAVKKIKEETTSFNFLPGTKAWIQPIAEAKSGWCQTQPSYEEYYKQGIEADKLPRNDAGWVFPALFNCDKYWMLISETAPDRNYCGCRLKQDSAGNEFVIGFPQSAEVFPGGPVNPESKLPWYTPWRIIVIGDSLKTIAESTLGTDLANPTKMKDISFVKPGRASWSWIMLKDDSVVYDVQKRFVDFAADMGWEYCLIDANWDTQIGYEKIKALTKYAKGKKVGLVLWYNSAGNWNTVTYHPKDKLLTHETRVKEFSKLKEMGIKGIKVDFFGGDGQSVMTYYQDIFEDAADFDLSVNCHGATLPRGWQRTYPNLLTFEAVKGFEYVTFDQNNADLQPNHCCVLPFTRNVFDPMDFTPVCFTEVPNIKRVTTNGFELALSVIFTSGIQHFAQTPEGMAAVPDYVKDFIKEVPSRWDDTRFIDGYPGKLVVIARKFNNSWFIAGINGEDTEKSIDLDLTFIKNFKTGVLITDGSRNRSFDMKKITLTTGKPLKIKLKGNGGFIIKVEN; this comes from the coding sequence ATGGCAGGAAAAACGTTCGCTTTGCTGCTTTCTATACTCTGTATGAATCCCTGTTCGGCAAAAGAAAACGAGTACTCGTTAAGCAGTCCCGACAAGAGAATCTCCGTATATTTTCGGGTATCCGATAATAAGAACGCCTGTTACCGTATTGAATTTGCCGGCAAAGCCGTTATTGGAGAGTCCAAATTAGGGTTAATCAGAGAGGACGAGGACTTTTCCAAAAACATGTCGCTGGAATCGGTATCGGATGTTGAGATCATCAAAGCCGATTACGAAATGGCGCAAGGTAAAAAACGTCATTATTCATACACAGCCAACAAAAGAATCTTTCGTTTGAAAACCGCTTCCGGTGAAAAAATCGATGTCATTTTCCAGGTCTCCGATGACAGCGTCGCTTTCAGATACCATTTCCCGGAAAAATCAGAAGCAGTCAAAAAAATCAAAGAAGAAACCACATCGTTTAATTTCCTCCCCGGCACAAAGGCGTGGATTCAGCCGATTGCGGAGGCAAAATCAGGCTGGTGCCAGACCCAACCTTCGTATGAAGAATATTACAAGCAGGGCATTGAAGCAGACAAATTACCTCGCAACGATGCGGGCTGGGTCTTCCCGGCGCTTTTTAACTGCGACAAATACTGGATGCTGATTAGTGAAACTGCGCCAGACAGAAACTACTGCGGCTGCAGGTTAAAACAAGATTCGGCAGGCAACGAATTTGTCATTGGCTTCCCTCAGTCTGCGGAAGTTTTTCCCGGCGGGCCGGTAAACCCGGAATCGAAACTGCCCTGGTACACCCCATGGCGGATTATTGTTATCGGCGACAGCTTGAAAACAATTGCAGAATCGACATTGGGAACCGACTTGGCCAATCCTACTAAAATGAAAGATATTTCATTCGTAAAGCCGGGCAGGGCTTCGTGGAGCTGGATTATGCTCAAGGATGATTCGGTAGTTTATGATGTGCAGAAAAGATTCGTTGATTTTGCCGCTGATATGGGGTGGGAATACTGTCTGATTGACGCAAACTGGGATACGCAAATCGGCTACGAAAAAATAAAAGCCCTTACTAAATACGCCAAAGGCAAAAAGGTAGGCCTTGTTTTGTGGTACAACTCAGCGGGAAACTGGAATACCGTTACATATCATCCTAAAGATAAGCTGCTGACCCACGAGACCCGCGTTAAGGAATTCAGCAAGCTGAAAGAAATGGGCATAAAGGGAATCAAAGTAGATTTCTTCGGCGGAGACGGCCAATCAGTGATGACATATTATCAGGATATTTTTGAAGATGCGGCTGACTTCGACCTGTCCGTAAATTGTCACGGAGCAACCCTGCCGAGGGGCTGGCAGAGGACTTATCCGAATTTGTTAACCTTCGAGGCGGTAAAGGGCTTCGAGTATGTAACCTTTGACCAGAATAATGCCGACCTCCAGCCCAATCATTGCTGCGTCCTGCCCTTCACGCGGAATGTTTTTGACCCGATGGATTTCACACCGGTCTGCTTCACCGAAGTGCCAAACATAAAGCGAGTGACAACCAACGGCTTCGAACTGGCCCTGTCGGTGATTTTTACTTCCGGCATACAGCACTTCGCCCAAACGCCCGAAGGTATGGCCGCCGTTCCGGATTACGTTAAAGATTTTATAAAAGAAGTCCCCTCGCGTTGGGATGATACCCGCTTCATAGATGGCTACCCAGGAAAGCTCGTTGTTATCGCACGGAAATTCAACAATAGCTGGTTCATTGCCGGTATAAACGGCGAAGATACAGAAAAAAGTATCGACCTCGACCTCACCTTTATTAAAAATTTCAAAACAGGAGTATTAATAACCGATGGCTCCAGAAATCGTTCATTCGATATGAAGAAAATTACGCTTACCACCGGCAAACCACTCAAAATTAAACTCAAAGGTAACGGCGGTTTCATTATAAAGGTTGAAAATTAG
- a CDS encoding ATP-dependent Clp protease ATP-binding subunit, whose product MFERFTDRARKVMALANQEAQRFNHDVIGTEHILLGLVKEGSGVGATVLKNFDVDIKKLRLEVEKHVKSGPDMVTMGKLPQSPRAKKVIEYAIEEARALNHNYVGTEHILLGLLRESEGIAAQVLVGLGLKLEEVRQEILNLLGASTDSGPAALDMKLGPAIGRKPKSKTPALDSFGRDLTELATNDELDPVIGRKDEIERLIQILCRRTKNNPVLLGEAGVGKTAIVEGLSQQIINKQVPEILKDKRIVVLDLAMMVAGTKYRGQFEERIKAVITEVVRAKNVVLFIDELHTLVGAGGAEGAIDAANVLKPALARGEVQCIGATTLDEYRKHIEKDGALERRFQTIIVEPPTKDETLEILRGLQDRYEAHHRVRFSDESLYQAVELSTRYITGRCLPDKAIDVVDEAGARVRLKNMAVPPDLTEIEEKIVKLQREKDEAVKSADYERAAALRDEAQQLLSEKTALHKKWYEENKETTGVVDTEIIAEVVSKMTGVPLTRLEKKETQRLLELEIELHKRVVSQDEAINAIAKAVRRARSGIKDPNRPMGSFIFLGPSGVGKTLLAKSLAEFMFGDENALIQIDMSEFMEKHNVSRLVGAPPGYVGYEEGGQLTERIRRRPYAVLLLDEIEKAHPDVYNILLQIMDEGRLTDSFGRHVDFKNIVLIMTSNIGADLIKNSSGFGFGKKTPEANYEKMKDMLHKEVERHFRPEFLNRLDDVIVLKPLSRENLQTIVEFELVKVFKRLIEHGLKLELTEQAKEFLIDKGYNPEFGARPLRRAIEHYIEDPLSESLLQGRFKREKLIKIDVQDEEHLKFDGLKTDDAEESEQPVAQQNSGDGS is encoded by the coding sequence ATGTTTGAGCGTTTTACAGACCGTGCACGCAAGGTTATGGCCCTGGCTAATCAGGAAGCTCAGCGGTTTAATCACGACGTTATAGGCACAGAACATATTCTGCTGGGACTGGTTAAAGAAGGCAGCGGAGTCGGCGCTACCGTCCTTAAGAACTTTGATGTCGATATAAAGAAACTTCGGCTGGAGGTGGAAAAGCACGTCAAAAGCGGTCCTGATATGGTCACCATGGGCAAGCTTCCCCAGAGTCCGCGCGCAAAGAAGGTTATTGAGTATGCCATTGAAGAGGCCAGAGCACTGAACCATAATTATGTCGGCACTGAGCATATTTTGCTTGGGCTGCTGAGAGAGAGCGAAGGTATTGCCGCTCAGGTTCTTGTCGGGCTCGGTTTGAAACTCGAAGAAGTTCGCCAGGAAATCCTGAATTTACTCGGCGCCAGCACAGACAGCGGGCCTGCGGCCCTCGATATGAAGCTCGGGCCGGCTATCGGCCGTAAGCCAAAGAGCAAAACCCCGGCGCTCGATTCTTTCGGCAGAGACCTGACCGAATTGGCAACCAACGATGAGCTCGACCCGGTTATCGGCAGGAAAGATGAAATCGAGCGGCTTATACAGATTCTCTGCAGGAGAACGAAAAACAATCCCGTTCTGCTCGGTGAAGCAGGCGTCGGTAAGACTGCCATCGTCGAGGGACTCAGCCAGCAGATTATTAATAAGCAAGTCCCGGAAATTCTCAAAGACAAACGTATAGTTGTGCTCGATTTGGCCATGATGGTCGCGGGTACGAAATACAGGGGCCAATTCGAGGAGAGAATTAAGGCGGTCATTACCGAGGTGGTCAGGGCTAAAAATGTAGTGCTCTTTATCGATGAGCTGCATACGCTCGTAGGTGCGGGCGGCGCTGAGGGGGCTATTGATGCGGCTAATGTCCTCAAGCCTGCCTTGGCTCGCGGCGAGGTGCAATGTATCGGGGCCACTACTCTGGATGAGTATAGAAAACATATCGAAAAAGACGGCGCCTTGGAGAGACGTTTCCAAACGATAATTGTCGAGCCGCCGACAAAAGATGAAACGTTAGAAATACTGCGGGGACTGCAGGACAGATACGAAGCGCACCATAGAGTGCGATTCAGCGATGAGTCTCTGTATCAGGCTGTCGAACTGTCGACCAGATATATAACCGGCCGGTGTCTGCCGGATAAGGCCATAGACGTGGTCGATGAGGCCGGCGCTCGAGTGAGACTGAAGAATATGGCTGTGCCGCCGGATTTGACGGAAATAGAAGAAAAGATTGTCAAGCTGCAGAGGGAAAAAGATGAAGCAGTCAAAAGCGCCGACTATGAACGGGCGGCTGCATTGAGGGATGAGGCCCAGCAGCTTTTGAGCGAGAAGACAGCCCTGCATAAAAAATGGTACGAAGAGAACAAAGAAACTACCGGTGTAGTTGACACCGAGATTATTGCAGAGGTCGTAAGCAAGATGACAGGTGTTCCTTTGACGAGACTGGAAAAGAAGGAAACCCAACGGCTTTTGGAACTCGAAATCGAGCTGCATAAGCGGGTGGTTTCGCAGGACGAGGCCATTAACGCTATTGCTAAAGCTGTAAGACGTGCCAGAAGCGGAATAAAAGATCCGAATCGACCGATGGGCTCTTTCATCTTCCTCGGACCGAGCGGCGTCGGGAAAACTCTGCTTGCCAAATCGCTCGCTGAGTTTATGTTCGGCGATGAAAACGCGCTCATCCAAATCGATATGTCCGAATTTATGGAGAAGCACAACGTCAGCAGATTAGTCGGGGCTCCTCCGGGATATGTCGGATACGAAGAAGGCGGACAGTTAACCGAAAGAATCAGACGCAGACCTTATGCCGTCCTGCTGTTGGATGAAATCGAAAAGGCGCATCCGGACGTTTATAATATACTGCTGCAAATTATGGACGAGGGCAGGTTGACAGACAGTTTCGGCCGGCACGTTGATTTTAAGAATATCGTGCTGATTATGACCAGCAATATCGGCGCCGACCTGATTAAGAACAGCTCCGGTTTCGGCTTCGGGAAGAAAACCCCTGAGGCCAACTACGAGAAAATGAAAGACATGCTGCATAAAGAGGTCGAGCGGCATTTCAGACCTGAGTTTCTGAACAGACTCGATGATGTGATAGTGCTCAAGCCGCTGTCCAGGGAGAACCTGCAGACTATCGTAGAATTCGAGCTTGTAAAGGTGTTCAAGCGGCTGATTGAGCACGGCTTGAAACTGGAGCTCACAGAGCAGGCAAAGGAATTTCTTATTGACAAAGGTTACAATCCGGAATTTGGCGCAAGGCCGCTGCGAAGAGCGATTGAGCACTACATAGAGGATCCGCTCTCGGAGAGTTTGCTACAGGGACGATTCAAGCGAGAGAAGCTGATAAAGATTGACGTGCAGGACGAAGAGCACTTGAAGTTTGACGGTTTGAAGACAGATGATGCTGAGGAGAGCGAACAGCCGGTCGCACAACAGAATAGTGGGGACGGAAGCTGA
- a CDS encoding tetratricopeptide repeat protein: MKKQIFLYLCCAFLFPANTFAEDYKSDHFIISSDLDPCFVEFVQVNADAYYENLLGQYFQTGWQKPLTIYYSKTQSDTQHLLDKNGKKTEVDYGFYDPDMPAIYTHRYMNDGELSGWGTLFHEIAHHFIRLNYRNSPTWFNEGLACFLGEQNRIVKGKLNVGRPNPWREQILRKEMEEGRRPNIKRLFASSTEQFNEWNLGCHFARALFYWLHETGQIEQYLKAVQEKGYELPVLEETVGATYGKINIELKKFIETNCYAGAYLKDGQQASDQAQKIQAFSSALELKPDYPAARLELAECYYRSKDYEKCRENLKPILEDPESVEYPQAAGLMANIYYNEKDYQKAIEYYNKAWEYADYYEYKHRTAYHIGNCYYHLKDPKNAKCWYEKFLKCNWEKEDMKTSADYARKYLASTTTADANRVKSEKNTKADANSVSNTASPQKSAHRQQQ, encoded by the coding sequence ATGAAGAAACAAATATTCTTGTATCTATGCTGCGCATTTCTGTTTCCTGCAAATACTTTTGCTGAAGATTACAAAAGCGACCACTTTATAATCTCCAGCGATTTAGACCCCTGTTTCGTGGAATTTGTCCAGGTAAACGCCGATGCGTATTACGAGAATCTGCTGGGACAGTATTTTCAAACGGGCTGGCAGAAACCTCTGACAATCTACTACTCCAAAACACAGTCCGACACTCAGCATCTCCTCGACAAAAACGGCAAGAAGACGGAAGTCGATTACGGCTTCTATGACCCCGATATGCCGGCGATATACACGCATCGGTATATGAACGACGGAGAGCTTAGCGGCTGGGGCACGCTTTTTCACGAAATCGCGCATCACTTCATTCGGCTGAATTATCGAAACTCTCCCACGTGGTTTAATGAAGGGCTTGCCTGTTTTTTGGGCGAACAGAATCGAATCGTCAAAGGCAAACTAAACGTCGGCAGGCCGAACCCATGGCGGGAACAAATATTGAGAAAAGAAATGGAGGAGGGACGCAGGCCCAATATAAAACGCCTGTTCGCATCCTCAACAGAACAATTTAATGAGTGGAATTTGGGCTGTCATTTTGCAAGAGCGCTTTTTTACTGGCTGCACGAAACGGGCCAGATCGAGCAATACTTAAAAGCCGTCCAGGAAAAAGGTTATGAGCTTCCGGTCCTCGAAGAAACAGTGGGCGCCACTTATGGAAAGATAAATATAGAGCTTAAAAAGTTCATCGAAACGAATTGTTATGCCGGGGCATATTTGAAGGACGGCCAGCAAGCTAGTGACCAGGCCCAAAAGATTCAGGCATTTTCAAGTGCCCTCGAATTGAAACCGGATTATCCCGCAGCCCGGCTGGAATTAGCTGAATGTTATTACCGAAGCAAGGATTACGAAAAATGCAGGGAGAATCTCAAGCCAATTCTCGAAGACCCGGAAAGCGTTGAGTATCCGCAGGCAGCCGGCCTGATGGCTAACATATATTATAACGAGAAGGACTACCAAAAAGCGATTGAGTATTACAACAAAGCATGGGAATACGCAGATTATTACGAATACAAACATCGAACGGCCTACCATATTGGAAACTGTTACTATCACCTGAAAGACCCGAAAAACGCCAAGTGCTGGTATGAGAAGTTTCTGAAATGCAACTGGGAAAAGGAAGATATGAAGACCAGCGCCGATTACGCGAGAAAATACCTCGCATCTACAACAACTGCTGACGCAAACCGTGTCAAATCCGAAAAAAACACTAAAGCCGATGCCAACAGCGTCAGCAATACGGCCTCACCCCAAAAATCTGCGCACCGGCAACAGCAATAA
- a CDS encoding alpha/beta hydrolase codes for MDKRRIKKILVGDFTIKRLVRSVVFVCACLLLFVYFFSDRMIFWGQSQPSSYGDGPEILKIKTKDGAEISALYLAAPNSEFTILYSHGNSEDIGDIRGVLEAFRDKDFSVLAYDYRGYGTSGGRASGKNAYEDVETVYEYLVGKLGCPPDRIIALGRSLGGAIAMHLACREKLAGLILESSFVSAFRVVTHVPLLPFDKFRNIDKIKEVQCPILIIHGRDDEVVPFWHGERLFETANEPKLKFWVDGAGHNDLFWVAGDSYWDVIGEFTGIIRANRRKF; via the coding sequence ATGGATAAGCGCAGGATAAAAAAGATACTGGTAGGCGATTTCACAATAAAAAGACTGGTTCGGTCGGTCGTTTTTGTATGTGCCTGCCTGCTGCTTTTTGTATACTTCTTTTCCGACCGGATGATTTTCTGGGGGCAAAGCCAGCCATCGAGTTATGGAGACGGACCTGAAATTCTCAAGATTAAAACCAAAGACGGGGCGGAAATCTCCGCGCTTTATCTCGCTGCGCCGAACTCGGAATTCACCATACTCTATAGTCACGGCAACTCGGAGGATATCGGGGACATCCGCGGAGTTTTGGAGGCGTTTCGGGACAAGGACTTTTCTGTGCTTGCTTATGACTACCGCGGTTACGGCACGAGCGGCGGCAGGGCTTCGGGAAAAAACGCCTATGAAGATGTCGAAACAGTTTATGAGTATCTGGTTGGCAAACTTGGATGTCCCCCTGACCGAATTATTGCACTGGGCAGGTCGCTGGGCGGAGCGATTGCGATGCACCTTGCCTGCAGGGAGAAATTGGCAGGGTTGATACTTGAAAGCTCGTTTGTTTCGGCGTTTCGCGTGGTAACGCACGTTCCACTTCTTCCTTTCGACAAATTCAGGAATATCGACAAGATTAAAGAAGTGCAGTGCCCTATCCTTATAATTCACGGCAGAGATGACGAGGTGGTTCCATTCTGGCACGGGGAAAGACTTTTCGAAACGGCAAATGAGCCAAAACTTAAATTCTGGGTCGATGGGGCGGGACATAATGATTTGTTTTGGGTAGCAGGCGATAGTTACTGGGATGTGATTGGCGAGTTCACGGGTATTATCCGGGCAAACAGGCGGAAATTTTGA
- the purN gene encoding phosphoribosylglycinamide formyltransferase gives MPKQIEQITVYTDGGSRGNPGPAAAGFILADLNGNQIQSKALFLGQTTNNVAEYTALVKALEAAKQLGAKRLTIFSDSELLVKQINGQYKVKSEQLRPLFRQAVDLINEFEGCKVKHITRNKNQQADDLVNQALNLEQDIEDEPGDQQKSTVKNKKPIRLGVLISGGGTTLMNILEYINKGLLNVEVAVVISSLSKAAGVEKAKAAGLNVKIIRKKDYPDIDEFSKHLEGELVAANVDLVVQGGWLCLWKIPPRYESRVMNIHPALLPSFGGEGMWGHHVHEAVLAAGCKISGCTVHFCTNEYDKGPIILQQSCPVKNDDSPETLAARVFEQECVAYPQAIKLFAEDKLLVQNGRVKIKS, from the coding sequence TTGCCGAAGCAAATAGAGCAAATCACCGTTTACACAGACGGCGGCAGCAGAGGCAACCCAGGCCCGGCCGCTGCCGGCTTCATATTGGCCGACCTTAATGGAAACCAAATACAATCCAAAGCTTTATTTCTCGGCCAGACCACAAACAACGTGGCCGAATACACTGCCCTTGTAAAAGCGCTCGAAGCCGCAAAGCAACTCGGCGCAAAACGGCTGACGATTTTCAGTGACAGCGAACTGCTCGTAAAACAGATTAACGGCCAATACAAGGTAAAAAGCGAGCAACTCAGACCGCTTTTCCGGCAAGCCGTAGATTTAATTAACGAATTCGAGGGCTGCAAAGTCAAACACATCACCAGAAACAAAAACCAGCAGGCCGATGACCTCGTTAACCAGGCATTAAACCTCGAACAGGATATCGAAGACGAACCCGGCGACCAGCAAAAATCGACTGTAAAAAACAAAAAGCCGATTCGGCTCGGTGTTCTGATTAGCGGCGGCGGAACAACATTAATGAATATTCTCGAATATATAAATAAAGGCCTACTGAACGTTGAAGTCGCCGTCGTAATAAGTTCGCTATCGAAAGCGGCCGGCGTCGAAAAAGCAAAAGCCGCCGGACTAAACGTAAAAATCATTCGCAAAAAAGACTATCCGGACATCGACGAATTCAGCAAACACCTCGAAGGTGAGCTTGTTGCCGCAAACGTTGACCTCGTCGTCCAGGGCGGCTGGCTGTGCCTGTGGAAAATACCGCCCCGATACGAAAGCCGCGTAATGAACATACACCCGGCCCTGCTGCCGAGCTTCGGCGGAGAAGGCATGTGGGGACATCATGTCCACGAGGCCGTCCTCGCGGCAGGGTGCAAAATCAGCGGCTGCACCGTGCATTTTTGCACGAATGAGTACGACAAAGGACCAATAATCCTCCAGCAGAGCTGCCCGGTCAAAAATGACGACAGCCCCGAAACGCTTGCCGCAAGGGTCTTTGAGCAGGAATGCGTCGCATATCCGCAGGCCATAAAACTGTTCGCAGAAGATAAGCTGCTCGTTCAAAACGGCAGGGTAAAAATAAAATCATGA
- the rnc gene encoding ribonuclease III: MDEGTLQQIEQVIGYKFSNRELLSKAFSHSSAVDDRLFSNERLEFLGDSILGAVICRALFERFPGYMEGDLTKIKSMLVSRRTCARITKRLGLQEFLKIGKGMASSRALTSSLAAGLLEAVIAAIYIDGGFGAADDFVLRIFAPEIDRTDSKQSHGNFKSLLQQHAQQQFNTTPNYVLLDEKGPDHDKCFESEVVIDERHFPSAWGTNKKEAEQKAAFNALVELGVLEGTLPDVEI; this comes from the coding sequence ATGGACGAAGGAACTCTCCAGCAAATCGAGCAGGTAATAGGTTATAAATTTTCCAACCGAGAACTCCTATCCAAAGCATTCTCGCATTCCTCCGCAGTTGACGACCGTCTTTTCAGCAATGAACGGCTCGAGTTTCTGGGCGACTCCATATTAGGGGCGGTCATTTGCCGCGCCTTGTTCGAGCGGTTCCCCGGTTATATGGAAGGTGACCTGACGAAGATAAAGAGCATGCTTGTATCCCGCAGGACGTGTGCCCGCATTACGAAGCGTCTTGGCCTGCAGGAGTTTCTGAAAATCGGCAAAGGGATGGCCTCCAGCCGGGCTTTGACCAGCTCTCTTGCCGCCGGCTTATTAGAGGCCGTTATCGCTGCAATATATATTGACGGCGGATTTGGCGCCGCCGATGATTTCGTTTTAAGAATTTTCGCACCGGAAATCGACAGGACCGATTCAAAACAATCTCACGGCAATTTCAAATCATTGCTTCAGCAGCACGCCCAGCAGCAGTTTAATACCACACCTAATTATGTACTGCTCGATGAAAAAGGGCCTGACCACGACAAATGTTTCGAATCGGAAGTTGTTATAGACGAGCGTCATTTCCCAAGCGCCTGGGGGACAAACAAAAAAGAAGCGGAGCAAAAAGCCGCTTTCAATGCACTGGTCGAGTTGGGTGTTCTTGAAGGCACTTTGCCGGATGTCGAAATCTAA
- a CDS encoding C4-type zinc ribbon domain-containing protein encodes MGPILNALIKLQSVENQLRAAKAKLARCRRNVIIAENQVRSLQNAYEAKKEEVQLTKVQSDRLELELKTREEEVAKLRAHLNAAKTNKEYAAVLTQLNTTKADNSKIEAQVLELLKDIEADEAERQNIQNQIDERKQALEQTRKDAEQMAAKYEAEIEEIQAEWDKKMQDIPAEPLQVFNRVAETYDGEALAVVDKQENKTDAYSCGGCFMGITAESVNLLLSKDEIIRCPSCTRILVLSDSHDS; translated from the coding sequence ATGGGACCTATATTAAATGCCCTTATAAAACTTCAGAGTGTTGAAAATCAGCTGCGGGCGGCAAAAGCAAAGCTTGCAAGATGCAGAAGAAACGTAATCATTGCGGAAAACCAGGTCAGAAGTCTTCAAAACGCATACGAGGCCAAAAAAGAAGAGGTTCAATTAACCAAGGTACAGTCTGACCGCCTCGAACTGGAGCTGAAAACCAGAGAAGAAGAGGTCGCCAAATTAAGGGCCCACCTTAACGCCGCAAAAACAAACAAGGAATACGCCGCGGTTCTGACTCAGCTTAACACAACCAAGGCCGACAACTCCAAAATTGAAGCCCAAGTTCTTGAACTGCTGAAAGACATTGAAGCAGACGAAGCCGAACGCCAAAATATACAGAACCAGATAGATGAACGTAAACAGGCGCTCGAGCAGACCCGAAAAGACGCTGAACAGATGGCGGCTAAATACGAGGCCGAAATCGAAGAAATCCAGGCTGAATGGGACAAGAAAATGCAAGATATACCTGCCGAACCGCTGCAGGTTTTCAATCGCGTCGCAGAAACATACGACGGCGAAGCATTGGCGGTGGTTGATAAACAGGAGAACAAAACAGATGCCTATAGCTGCGGCGGCTGCTTTATGGGTATCACCGCTGAGTCCGTCAACCTGCTCCTCTCCAAGGACGAAATAATCCGCTGCCCAAGCTGCACGAGGATACTCGTACTTAGCGATTCGCATGATAGTTAA
- the hemL gene encoding glutamate-1-semialdehyde 2,1-aminomutase yields MEESQKNAKSARAFAKAESLLPGGVNSPVRAFGGVNIKPLFIAAAKGSKIYDIDGNEYIDYVGSWGPMILGHAHPKVIEAIRAAAKKGTSFGAPTLAETALAEKIANAFDSIEKVRLLNSGTEAVMTAVRLARGYTKKDLIIKMAGCYHGHSDSMLVAAGSGLAEAGRPLSAGVPESIAKQTIVIPYNDIDAAETAFRKHRGKIAAILVEPVAANMGVVPPVEGYLEELRNLCNTNKALLVFDEVITGFRVAFGGAQELFGVKADITCLGKIIGGGLPLAALGSRADIMDMLAPAGSVYQAGTLSGNPIATAAANATLDILAKGDCYNKLETKSAMLEAGLNDVAKDAGVAVTIDRVGSIMSCFFTDKPVKNFTDVQSTDIKQFKRFFAEMLKQGIYLAPSAYEAMFVSLAHTKQDIEKTIKAARNVW; encoded by the coding sequence ATGGAAGAATCACAAAAAAACGCGAAATCAGCCCGGGCATTTGCCAAGGCTGAAAGTTTGCTGCCGGGAGGTGTCAATTCGCCGGTAAGGGCCTTCGGCGGTGTGAATATCAAGCCGCTTTTTATTGCCGCCGCGAAAGGCTCGAAAATCTATGATATCGACGGCAATGAATACATCGATTACGTTGGCTCATGGGGGCCGATGATACTCGGGCACGCCCATCCGAAGGTAATAGAGGCTATACGGGCCGCTGCGAAAAAAGGGACATCTTTCGGTGCGCCGACACTGGCCGAAACCGCGCTGGCCGAAAAGATAGCCAACGCCTTCGATTCCATCGAAAAAGTGCGTCTGCTTAACAGCGGCACCGAGGCAGTAATGACCGCGGTTCGATTGGCGAGGGGTTATACGAAAAAAGATTTGATAATCAAAATGGCAGGCTGCTATCACGGCCACAGCGATTCGATGCTCGTCGCCGCCGGCTCAGGCCTTGCCGAGGCCGGCAGGCCTTTAAGCGCAGGCGTTCCGGAGTCAATCGCCAAACAGACCATTGTGATACCATATAATGATATTGATGCTGCCGAAACAGCTTTTCGGAAACACAGGGGGAAAATCGCAGCGATTTTAGTCGAGCCGGTCGCTGCCAATATGGGCGTGGTGCCGCCGGTTGAAGGTTATCTTGAGGAACTTCGGAATTTGTGCAATACCAACAAGGCACTGCTTGTCTTCGATGAGGTGATAACCGGCTTTCGCGTCGCCTTCGGCGGGGCACAGGAGCTTTTTGGGGTAAAAGCGGATATTACCTGTCTGGGCAAAATAATAGGCGGGGGCTTGCCTCTGGCGGCTTTGGGGAGCAGGGCAGATATTATGGATATGCTCGCACCGGCTGGATCTGTCTATCAGGCGGGGACGCTTAGCGGCAACCCAATCGCAACCGCGGCGGCTAACGCGACGCTGGATATTCTCGCAAAAGGCGACTGCTACAATAAACTCGAAACCAAATCAGCAATGCTGGAGGCAGGCTTGAATGACGTCGCCAAAGACGCCGGCGTAGCTGTTACAATCGACCGCGTCGGCTCTATTATGAGCTGCTTTTTCACGGACAAACCGGTGAAAAATTTTACCGATGTTCAATCAACTGATATAAAACAATTCAAAAGATTCTTTGCGGAAATGCTAAAGCAGGGTATTTACCTTGCCCCCAGCGCTTACGAGGCGATGTTCGTTTCCTTGGCCCATACAAAACAAGACATCGAAAAGACCATCAAAGCTGCGCGAAATGTGTGGTAA